In a genomic window of Thalassotalea piscium:
- a CDS encoding CaiB/BaiF CoA transferase family protein, translated as MVSALNNIKVIDLSRILAGPWASQMLADMGAEVIKVERPIKGDDTRFWGPPFVKAATANQPPQAAYFHCVNRNKQSIAIDISKAQGQQVIKDLIMQADVLIENYKVGGLKQYGLDYESVKKLNPQLVYCSITGFGQHGPSANKPGYDAMIQGEGGLMSITGEPEGMPMKVGVALVDVMTGLYCSNAILAALMARHHTNEGQHIDIALLDVQVAALANQGMNYLATGENPDRLGNGHPNIVPYQTFATQNGSIILAVGNDNQFRKFCQVAQCPEIADEPEFATNEQRVINRNTLIPIIAGKLVLHTTQWWVEQLEHVDVPCGPVNTLDQVFNHPQVKHRKMVRQVSNKQGDLIDTVSSPINLSATPLQYHSASPDLGQHSKQVLSQWLNYSDEKITQLYLSSIVS; from the coding sequence ATGGTTAGTGCATTAAATAATATTAAAGTGATTGACTTAAGCCGTATATTAGCCGGTCCTTGGGCTTCACAAATGCTGGCTGATATGGGGGCTGAAGTAATAAAAGTTGAGCGTCCAATAAAAGGGGATGATACTCGTTTCTGGGGACCTCCATTTGTTAAAGCCGCAACGGCAAATCAACCACCCCAAGCCGCTTATTTTCACTGTGTAAACCGAAATAAACAATCAATAGCCATTGATATCTCAAAAGCGCAAGGTCAGCAGGTGATCAAAGATTTAATTATGCAGGCTGATGTATTGATTGAAAACTATAAAGTGGGAGGGCTTAAACAATATGGACTTGATTATGAAAGTGTTAAAAAGCTAAACCCTCAGCTTGTGTATTGCTCTATTACAGGGTTTGGACAACATGGACCTAGTGCAAATAAACCTGGTTATGATGCTATGATTCAAGGGGAAGGTGGTTTGATGAGCATCACGGGAGAGCCTGAAGGTATGCCTATGAAAGTGGGTGTAGCTTTAGTGGACGTGATGACAGGTTTATATTGTTCTAATGCCATATTAGCGGCATTAATGGCACGGCATCATACTAATGAGGGGCAACACATCGATATTGCTTTACTTGATGTGCAAGTTGCAGCGTTAGCTAACCAAGGTATGAATTACCTTGCGACAGGTGAAAATCCAGACCGGTTAGGCAATGGTCATCCTAATATTGTGCCTTATCAAACCTTTGCTACTCAAAACGGCAGTATTATTTTGGCTGTAGGAAATGACAATCAATTTAGAAAGTTTTGTCAGGTAGCTCAATGCCCTGAAATTGCTGATGAACCAGAATTTGCGACCAACGAACAACGTGTAATTAATCGCAATACGCTTATTCCTATAATAGCGGGCAAACTTGTTTTACATACAACTCAATGGTGGGTTGAACAACTTGAGCATGTTGATGTGCCTTGTGGCCCTGTTAATACTCTAGATCAAGTATTTAATCACCCACAAGTTAAGCATCGCAAAATGGTAAGGCAAGTGAGCAATAAACAGGGTGATCTTATCGATACTGTTTCTTCGCCTATCAATCTTTCGGCAACGCCTTTGCAATATCACAGCGCATCACCTGATTTAGGGCAACATAGCAAACAAGTATTGTCACAATGGTTGAATTATAGTGATGAAAAAATTACGCAATTGTATTTAAGCTCTATTGTTAGCTAA
- a CDS encoding NAD-dependent succinate-semialdehyde dehydrogenase, whose amino-acid sequence MHALKDIQLIKHSSYINGSWHSSVKSLAVTNPATGELVANVSNAGIAEVELAIESAKDAFTMWSKKSANERAGLMRNWFNLMMEHQDDLGRILTLEQGKPLAEAKGEIAYGAAFIDWFAEEGKRIYGDTIPAPSNDKRIVVIKQPVGVVAAITPWNFPNAMIARKAAAALAAGCTFVVRPATQTPLSALAMAELAERAGIPAGVFNVVVGDDARGMGKVLTEHPDVAKFTFTGSTSVGKSLISQCASTVKKVSMELGGNAPFIVFSDADIDAAVQGALASKYRNAGQTCVCTNRILVHKDVMAQFSEKFVAAVSELSTGNGLTEGVTVGPMINKQAVSDVQKLVDDSVEMGAKLVLGGKIVQEGSCFYQPTILANVSNDMPIAANEIFGPVSPLISFANEEEALAIANDTEYGLAAYFYARDIGLIWRIAEGLEFGMIGINEGIISNAAAPFGGVKQSGNGREGSKYGLDDYLEIKYLCMGGIR is encoded by the coding sequence ATGCACGCACTTAAAGACATTCAATTAATTAAACACTCTTCTTATATTAATGGTAGTTGGCATAGTAGTGTAAAAAGTTTGGCTGTTACTAATCCTGCAACTGGCGAATTAGTCGCTAATGTCAGTAATGCTGGCATTGCAGAAGTAGAACTGGCTATAGAATCTGCTAAGGATGCGTTTACCATGTGGTCTAAAAAGTCAGCCAATGAACGCGCTGGGTTAATGCGTAATTGGTTTAATTTAATGATGGAACATCAAGATGACTTAGGTCGCATCCTCACTTTAGAACAGGGTAAGCCACTTGCTGAAGCAAAAGGTGAAATAGCCTACGGTGCAGCGTTTATTGATTGGTTTGCTGAAGAAGGCAAACGTATTTATGGTGATACCATCCCTGCGCCTTCTAACGATAAGCGTATTGTAGTAATAAAACAGCCTGTAGGTGTTGTTGCTGCTATTACGCCATGGAACTTTCCTAACGCTATGATAGCTCGTAAAGCGGCTGCCGCGTTAGCCGCTGGCTGTACTTTTGTTGTGCGCCCTGCAACCCAGACGCCTTTATCAGCACTCGCAATGGCAGAATTAGCTGAGCGTGCTGGTATTCCTGCTGGGGTATTCAATGTAGTGGTTGGAGATGATGCTCGTGGTATGGGTAAAGTGTTAACTGAACACCCTGACGTAGCTAAATTTACTTTCACTGGCTCAACATCAGTGGGCAAATCTCTTATTAGTCAATGCGCCTCTACGGTGAAAAAAGTTTCAATGGAATTAGGTGGAAACGCTCCTTTTATCGTATTTTCTGATGCAGATATCGATGCGGCAGTACAAGGTGCATTAGCATCAAAGTATCGTAATGCAGGCCAAACTTGTGTGTGTACTAACCGAATTTTAGTTCACAAAGATGTAATGGCGCAGTTCAGCGAAAAATTTGTTGCTGCTGTTAGTGAGTTATCTACAGGTAACGGCTTAACTGAAGGAGTAACCGTTGGCCCGATGATAAACAAGCAAGCGGTTAGCGATGTACAGAAGCTTGTTGATGATTCCGTTGAAATGGGAGCAAAGCTTGTGTTAGGTGGAAAAATCGTTCAGGAAGGCTCGTGCTTTTATCAACCCACTATTTTAGCCAATGTCAGTAACGACATGCCGATTGCCGCCAATGAAATTTTTGGGCCAGTGTCGCCGCTAATTTCGTTTGCAAACGAAGAAGAAGCATTGGCGATAGCTAATGACACCGAATATGGCTTAGCAGCCTATTTTTATGCTCGCGATATTGGCCTTATTTGGCGCATTGCTGAAGGCTTAGAGTTTGGCATGATAGGTATAAATGAAGGTATTATTTCAAATGCTGCCGCCCCGTTCGGTGGGGTAAAACAATCAGGTAATGGTCGAGAAGGTTCTAAATATGGCCTAGACGATTACTTGGAAATAAAATACTTATGTATGGGGG